In the Bacillus shivajii genome, one interval contains:
- a CDS encoding GMC oxidoreductase, translating into MKIIIGKEGDTLKKIADRYKVNVKEILRVNKSISNKDINIGKKKVKVPSSPIKPSFIKRYSAKPQDKSSYRQYLPPPPEPPLKQWIPVTPLEEMTKVNYDVIIVGSGAGGGAVLWRLCEQWKKEGKRIAVLERGGLLLPTHAQNLPTFDHNRLARFVYTNSNPVDLLWPEFPGAAQFFALGGRTIQWGAVTPRFFPNVFQHWPITYEDLLPYYLIAEEVMNVNQGYPRGSNIQSTFLAQLRRGGYGDAMNMPMAVNLDTTKYGKVQSNVFFSSINFLALGLNIKPFDLAVNARVFEVLHEKDKAIGVKVISPEKKEYRIHGKTVVLSASTFENPRILMNSNIEGEAIGKYLTHHPFIVAEGKTNREKFEEVLGVASILVPESADRPFQLQIHGPDPFEYYWYHFKEQPLLHELWFGLQGFGVAEQRPENRVILDRENVDDFGIPKLRVYFSYTDRDRAIIDDMASRVEQVANILGLRLIVPPILKAPGVDIHETGTCRMGNDPEVSVTNQYGKVHGVNNLFVADNSVLPPSGAANPTLTTTALAIRTADYIAKRFKS; encoded by the coding sequence ATGAAGATTATTATAGGGAAAGAAGGAGATACGTTAAAAAAAATAGCAGATCGTTATAAAGTAAATGTTAAAGAGATACTTCGAGTAAATAAATCGATATCAAATAAAGATATAAACATCGGTAAGAAGAAAGTAAAAGTCCCATCGAGCCCCATTAAACCCTCGTTCATAAAAAGATATTCTGCTAAACCCCAAGACAAAAGTTCATACCGTCAATATCTTCCACCTCCGCCCGAACCGCCTTTAAAGCAATGGATCCCTGTAACCCCATTAGAAGAGATGACGAAAGTGAATTATGACGTCATCATTGTAGGAAGTGGAGCCGGTGGTGGTGCGGTACTATGGAGGTTATGTGAACAATGGAAAAAAGAAGGGAAGCGAATTGCTGTCCTTGAAAGAGGAGGTTTATTATTACCAACACATGCACAAAATCTTCCTACCTTTGACCACAATCGGCTCGCAAGGTTCGTTTACACGAATAGTAATCCAGTAGATTTACTTTGGCCAGAGTTTCCAGGAGCAGCGCAATTTTTTGCATTGGGTGGGCGTACGATTCAATGGGGAGCTGTTACACCAAGGTTCTTTCCGAATGTTTTTCAACATTGGCCGATTACCTACGAAGACCTTCTTCCTTATTATTTGATTGCAGAAGAGGTCATGAATGTCAATCAAGGGTATCCTAGAGGTTCGAATATTCAATCTACATTTCTTGCTCAGTTAAGGCGAGGCGGTTATGGTGATGCGATGAACATGCCGATGGCTGTTAATTTGGACACGACGAAATATGGAAAAGTTCAGTCTAATGTTTTCTTCAGTTCTATTAATTTTTTAGCTCTGGGCTTAAATATAAAACCTTTTGACCTTGCTGTGAATGCACGTGTGTTTGAAGTACTTCATGAGAAGGATAAAGCTATTGGGGTTAAAGTCATCTCCCCTGAGAAAAAAGAATATCGTATACATGGCAAAACGGTGGTACTTTCAGCAAGTACGTTTGAAAATCCGCGTATTTTAATGAATTCAAATATTGAAGGGGAAGCAATAGGGAAATACTTAACTCACCACCCATTTATTGTAGCTGAAGGGAAGACTAACCGAGAAAAATTTGAAGAGGTTCTTGGCGTTGCTTCGATACTAGTTCCTGAATCTGCAGATAGGCCGTTCCAACTGCAAATTCACGGCCCAGATCCTTTTGAGTATTACTGGTATCATTTTAAAGAACAGCCGCTACTTCACGAATTATGGTTTGGTTTACAAGGGTTTGGCGTTGCTGAGCAGAGACCGGAAAATCGTGTGATTTTAGATCGAGAGAATGTCGATGATTTTGGGATTCCAAAACTCCGTGTCTATTTTTCTTATACTGACAGAGATAGAGCTATAATAGATGATATGGCTTCAAGAGTAGAGCAAGTAGCAAACATTTTAGGGTTGCGGTTAATAGTACCTCCAATTCTTAAAGCACCAGGTGTCGATATACACGAAACTGGAACGTGCCGTATGGGAAATGACCCGGAGGTATCTGTCACGAATCAATATGGGAAAGTTCATGGGGTGAACAATCTTTTTGTAGCTGATAATAGTGTACTGCCACCATCAGGGGCTGCTAACCCTACTTTGACGACGACTGCGTTAGCAATACGTACAGCTGATTATATTGCAAAGCGCTTTAAATCTTGA
- a CDS encoding sugar phosphate isomerase/epimerase family protein produces MKLGVFVNHVFEHLTFEEMLDFVKSREIEAVELGTGNYPGDTFVPLNELLMNEMTRKRFLEAIESRGLFISALSCHGNPLHPDRDIAREHHETIIKTIDLAHLTGVPIVNGFSGMPGTPNSSRYPNFPTAPWPPEYKELYEWQWDEVVIPYWQEVGQYARQRGVKLGIEPHGNFSVHSPATLLKLREAVGDVIGVNLDSAHLWWQGIDVVEAIKIFAHAEALYHFSSKDMWFDETNMNYFGLLDMQPFDDTFTRSWTFRTIGYGRDVKTWANMISALKMSGYDYVINIEQDDPLIDGLEGFTKAAQLLKKWII; encoded by the coding sequence ATGAAACTTGGGGTTTTCGTTAATCATGTGTTCGAACATCTCACATTTGAAGAGATGTTAGACTTTGTAAAGTCACGTGAAATAGAAGCTGTTGAATTAGGGACAGGAAATTACCCTGGGGATACATTTGTTCCCTTAAATGAATTATTGATGAATGAAATGACAAGAAAACGTTTTTTAGAAGCGATTGAATCGCGAGGACTTTTTATTAGTGCCCTTAGCTGTCACGGCAACCCTCTCCACCCTGACCGAGATATCGCACGAGAGCACCATGAAACGATTATAAAAACAATTGACCTTGCTCATTTAACCGGAGTTCCCATTGTTAACGGCTTTTCAGGTATGCCAGGTACGCCTAATTCAAGCAGATATCCTAACTTCCCAACTGCTCCATGGCCGCCGGAATACAAAGAGCTTTATGAATGGCAATGGGATGAAGTAGTAATCCCATATTGGCAAGAAGTCGGACAATATGCACGACAAAGAGGGGTAAAATTAGGAATTGAACCTCACGGTAACTTCTCGGTTCATTCTCCAGCTACTTTACTGAAGTTGCGCGAAGCAGTTGGTGATGTGATTGGAGTAAATTTAGATTCCGCTCATTTATGGTGGCAAGGTATCGATGTTGTCGAAGCGATTAAAATCTTTGCTCATGCTGAAGCTTTATATCATTTTTCAAGTAAAGATATGTGGTTTGATGAGACGAACATGAATTATTTTGGACTGCTTGATATGCAGCCATTCGATGACACATTTACTCGCTCTTGGACATTTCGAACAATTGGTTATGGTCGCGATGTGAAAACGTGGGCGAACATGATTAGTGCTTTAAAGATGTCTGGTTATGACTATGTCATCAACATTGAGCAAGACGATCCACTAATCGATGGATTAGAAGGTTTTACAAAAGCTGCTCAACTATTAAAGAAGTGGATCATTTAA
- a CDS encoding GerAB/ArcD/ProY family transporter translates to MKNRESINATQLAYLLLVFLTGSAIVNIPAPVVNVADRMGWLALLISISGGAIVLACVIYLHKQYKSLTFIEYSRETLGNKITIIVIFFLIMMLFLMLGNIVHDIGLFLTSTMYRETPQFVLNGLALFVAALTARAGIEVMARMFTLLIFVIISVFTVVILLLLPEMDPSNLLPLFPEGIKPVLHGSYITWGFPYAELFIFSMLLPFTYKKNEDEDPSFTKKMYAGFFVSSLILFIVVLVTIMILGPTAGDIKYSLFFIARLIDVKDILTRVEVITSMIWIVGSFMKATIVLFILNLSMTKWIKIKDDRILIFPISFISLLLALTMYEHELEFALFVADIWPLVITTFGVFPLLLIFLITVIKRNNKKHKDNESS, encoded by the coding sequence ATGAAAAATAGGGAAAGTATAAATGCAACACAACTAGCGTATTTATTACTCGTCTTTTTAACTGGGTCAGCTATTGTAAATATCCCTGCTCCAGTTGTAAATGTTGCGGACCGGATGGGGTGGCTTGCCTTACTCATATCTATTTCTGGTGGAGCTATTGTATTAGCTTGTGTAATCTATTTGCACAAACAGTACAAAAGTTTAACATTTATTGAATATAGTCGCGAGACTTTAGGTAACAAAATAACGATAATTGTTATATTTTTCCTTATTATGATGTTGTTTTTAATGTTGGGGAATATTGTTCATGACATAGGTCTTTTTCTTACTAGCACAATGTATCGAGAAACCCCACAATTTGTATTAAATGGCCTTGCCCTTTTCGTTGCTGCTCTTACAGCACGAGCGGGGATTGAAGTGATGGCAAGAATGTTCACCTTATTAATCTTTGTTATTATTTCTGTCTTTACAGTCGTGATCCTGTTACTGTTACCAGAAATGGACCCAAGTAACCTCCTCCCATTGTTTCCAGAAGGCATAAAACCAGTTTTACATGGGAGTTATATTACTTGGGGGTTTCCTTATGCTGAGTTATTCATATTTTCGATGCTTTTGCCTTTTACCTATAAAAAAAATGAAGATGAGGACCCCTCGTTTACAAAAAAAATGTATGCGGGATTTTTTGTCAGCAGTCTTATACTTTTCATTGTCGTTCTTGTAACAATTATGATTTTAGGTCCGACGGCAGGTGATATTAAATATTCGCTGTTTTTTATCGCTCGCTTAATTGATGTAAAAGATATTTTAACGCGAGTAGAAGTGATTACAAGTATGATTTGGATTGTTGGTTCTTTTATGAAGGCGACGATCGTTTTGTTTATTCTCAATTTATCAATGACAAAATGGATTAAAATAAAAGATGATCGTATTTTAATCTTTCCAATTTCATTTATTTCGTTGCTTTTAGCGTTAACGATGTATGAACATGAACTAGAATTTGCTCTATTTGTAGCAGATATATGGCCGTTAGTAATTACTACTTTTGGGGTCTTTCCACTGTTACTTATTTTTTTGATCACTGTAATAAAAAGGAATAATAAGAAACATAAAGATAACGAGAGTAGTTAA
- a CDS encoding Ger(x)C family spore germination protein, whose translation MRIKLILIFSSLFIMTGCWDQYELTELGFVIAATLDEGEEDAIKLTLQVYKPSGDDTGVEQFHISTEADNVYDATRDFVIHLGRKTNWSHMQSIILSEDLVKAKAIDELLDFFYRDIEPRSTVNVVIGEGEGRDFLNFEPLIESTVGRQIREGQRQGHQLSGKSIDTTLFDLSLEMKSEVNDTYIPYIIPDHTNKTAPMNGVVLLKDGQMTTHISGEETQYLIMLKDQFKTGVIKIPLLGNSQGEEEEKMESLKVLSQETNRDVHIEGQHISVKITSELDVILGEIFQTKLETEEEKEQYVQYIERIVEERLELMIERLQEEKIDPINMGNQIYRENPTEWKTLKEDWRENFANIEFEVDVDINIITSGFFQSKPFLSE comes from the coding sequence ATGAGAATCAAATTAATATTAATATTTTCCTCCTTATTTATAATGACTGGTTGCTGGGATCAATATGAATTAACAGAATTAGGATTTGTTATCGCTGCAACTTTAGATGAAGGTGAAGAAGATGCAATTAAATTGACCTTACAAGTTTATAAGCCATCTGGCGATGATACGGGTGTAGAACAATTCCATATATCAACTGAAGCAGATAATGTCTATGACGCAACGCGTGACTTTGTTATTCATTTAGGGAGGAAAACGAATTGGAGTCATATGCAGTCGATTATCCTTTCAGAAGATTTAGTTAAGGCAAAAGCGATAGATGAATTGCTTGATTTCTTTTATCGTGATATCGAACCACGTTCAACGGTCAATGTTGTTATAGGAGAAGGTGAAGGAAGGGACTTTCTCAATTTTGAACCATTAATTGAAAGTACGGTTGGTAGACAAATAAGGGAAGGACAAAGACAAGGTCATCAATTATCTGGTAAATCGATTGATACAACGCTGTTTGACTTAAGTTTAGAGATGAAAAGTGAAGTCAATGATACTTATATTCCTTATATAATTCCAGATCATACAAATAAAACTGCACCGATGAATGGAGTTGTGTTACTAAAAGATGGTCAAATGACCACTCATATATCAGGGGAGGAAACGCAATACCTTATTATGTTAAAAGATCAATTCAAAACAGGAGTTATTAAAATTCCTCTTCTTGGTAATAGTCAAGGTGAAGAAGAAGAAAAAATGGAAAGCTTAAAAGTATTATCACAAGAAACGAATAGGGATGTTCATATTGAAGGACAACACATATCAGTAAAGATAACTTCAGAGCTCGATGTTATTCTAGGTGAAATATTTCAGACTAAATTAGAAACAGAAGAAGAAAAGGAACAATATGTGCAATATATTGAAAGAATTGTAGAAGAGCGATTAGAACTTATGATTGAAAGACTTCAAGAAGAAAAAATTGACCCAATCAATATGGGGAATCAAATTTATCGAGAAAATCCGACTGAATGGAAAACATTAAAAGAAGATTGGAGAGAGAACTTTGCCAATATTGAATTTGAAGTGGATGTTGATATCAATATTATTACAAGCGGCTTTTTTCAAAGTAAACCATTCCTTTCAGAATAG
- a CDS encoding spore germination protein → MSQTKETQENISRNITDSEKKISDTFDDCKDIKIQEYHYGYNLTQKAMTVHCSSLVQDQDENHLKRVLQDLVTHELGQADMISVGDIKSFFQKHGVSYYEANLLSSYDEVIDDVLSGHVVILFDQWDEALSFEAISVESRGVDEPVSESVVKGPHDGMVENLQTNLGLLRSRLRNPKFKIKSMTSGKSTKTEIAYGYLEGAVDPETLEEFEKRLEQLEDVEILETSYIEELIEDSTYSPFPQYRYTERPDVAVSALLDGKILVLVHGTGTAMICPALYLELFQSPEDYYQRTVISSMIRILRFIAVIIAVTLPSVYISLSTFHPEMIPSQLLLAVLDTREGIPFPAIIEALIMMFFFELMREAGIRLPKPVGEAVSIVGALIIGEAAIEAGIASPIMVVVVALTGVSTFTIPSYNLGISYRILQYPLMFLSASLGAYGLAIGLLLIILHLTCLRSLGQPYLSPVAPARPFQWREVFVRIPLKTLLRSPRNKHMHRVPKN, encoded by the coding sequence ATGAGTCAAACGAAAGAGACACAAGAAAATATATCTCGTAATATCACAGACAGTGAAAAAAAAATCAGTGACACTTTTGATGATTGCAAAGATATCAAGATTCAGGAGTACCATTATGGATACAACCTTACTCAAAAGGCGATGACAGTACACTGTTCTTCCCTTGTTCAAGACCAAGATGAGAATCATTTAAAAAGAGTTTTGCAAGATTTAGTGACTCATGAACTTGGTCAAGCAGATATGATTTCTGTTGGCGATATTAAGTCTTTTTTTCAAAAGCATGGTGTTTCGTATTACGAGGCCAATTTGTTGAGTTCTTATGATGAGGTCATTGATGACGTTTTATCAGGTCATGTCGTCATTTTATTTGATCAATGGGATGAAGCGCTTAGCTTTGAGGCAATTTCGGTTGAATCAAGAGGTGTAGATGAACCGGTTAGTGAGTCGGTCGTAAAGGGACCTCATGATGGCATGGTCGAAAACTTGCAAACGAACTTAGGGTTACTAAGGTCTCGCCTTAGAAATCCAAAGTTTAAAATTAAATCAATGACTTCAGGAAAAAGTACGAAAACAGAAATTGCTTATGGGTATCTTGAAGGTGCGGTAGATCCTGAGACATTAGAAGAGTTTGAAAAACGTTTGGAGCAATTAGAGGACGTAGAAATTTTAGAAACTTCATACATTGAAGAATTGATAGAGGATTCAACGTACTCCCCTTTTCCTCAATATAGGTATACGGAGAGACCTGATGTCGCCGTATCAGCTTTACTTGATGGGAAAATCCTTGTTTTAGTACATGGAACAGGTACAGCAATGATATGTCCAGCATTATATTTGGAACTATTCCAATCCCCAGAGGATTATTATCAGCGAACTGTTATTTCCAGCATGATCCGCATTTTGCGTTTTATAGCTGTCATCATAGCGGTCACACTCCCGAGTGTTTATATTAGTTTAAGTACGTTTCATCCAGAAATGATTCCTTCACAACTGTTATTAGCTGTATTGGATACTAGGGAAGGGATTCCTTTTCCAGCAATTATTGAAGCACTAATTATGATGTTTTTCTTTGAATTAATGCGTGAAGCAGGGATACGCTTACCAAAGCCAGTTGGTGAAGCTGTGAGCATCGTAGGCGCTTTAATTATTGGGGAAGCAGCGATTGAAGCAGGTATTGCCTCTCCAATTATGGTTGTTGTTGTAGCGCTAACAGGTGTGTCGACTTTTACGATTCCGAGCTACAACCTTGGGATCTCCTATCGTATATTGCAATACCCACTCATGTTTTTATCAGCAAGTTTAGGAGCGTACGGATTAGCAATTGGTCTCTTATTAATAATTTTACACTTAACTTGTTTACGTTCGTTAGGTCAGCCTTATTTATCACCGGTTGCTCCAGCACGTCCATTTCAATGGCGTGAAGTATTTGTACGGATACCGCTTAAAACATTACTTCGCTCTCCTAGAAATAAGCATATGCACCGGGTACCGAAAAACTAA
- a CDS encoding response regulator transcription factor, which produces MIKVLFADDHEMVRIGVSSYLSAQKDIDVIAEADDGEEAVQLALELKPDIILMDLVMKEMDGIEATKQIIEKWPRAKIIIVTSFLDDEKVYPALEAGATSYMLKTSKASEIAKAIRATFDGQSVLEPEVTGKIMSKMRQNNVPILHEQLTGREMEVLKLMAEGKTNQEIANELFIALKTTKVHVSNILSKLAVHDRTQAVVYAFKHHLVE; this is translated from the coding sequence ATGATTAAAGTATTGTTTGCTGATGATCACGAAATGGTACGAATCGGTGTTTCATCCTATTTGTCTGCACAAAAAGATATTGATGTCATTGCAGAAGCTGATGATGGGGAAGAAGCTGTTCAGCTTGCACTTGAGCTAAAACCGGATATCATTTTAATGGATCTTGTCATGAAAGAAATGGACGGAATCGAGGCGACAAAGCAAATTATCGAGAAATGGCCAAGAGCAAAAATTATCATTGTTACGAGTTTTCTGGACGATGAAAAAGTATACCCTGCTCTTGAAGCTGGGGCGACTAGTTATATGTTAAAAACATCGAAAGCAAGTGAAATTGCCAAAGCAATTCGCGCCACATTTGATGGTCAATCCGTGCTAGAGCCCGAGGTGACAGGAAAGATTATGTCTAAAATGCGCCAAAATAATGTTCCTATCCTCCATGAACAGTTAACAGGAAGAGAGATGGAAGTGTTAAAGCTTATGGCAGAAGGAAAGACGAACCAGGAAATTGCTAATGAACTCTTTATTGCTTTAAAAACAACGAAAGTTCACGTTAGTAATATTTTAAGTAAACTGGCTGTCCATGATCGTACACAGGCAGTTGTTTATGCTTTTAAACATCATTTAGTCGAATAA
- a CDS encoding sensor histidine kinase, which yields MNVILKQMMYGILSFTVFAILILVPSFIMFPLDNWSLLIEQRLFDLPYVFFMVIMIMLSGAASGVITGTYFRRKLKWVSDQLEVVKSGEQLRKEEKELKDIEEIYDQFFLLQSKLNEQTKNVQKLASERAYEREKSLQEVVVQERNRLARELHDSVSQQLFAASMMMSTINEMNPPEDEGLRKQLELVGKMIEQSQLEMRALLLHLRPAALKGKSLYEGIKELLLELKEKVPIQINEKIEDLSLAKGVEDHLFRVLQESLSNTLRHAKANHLEVLLIERDNYIILRITDDGIGFNVEETTGSSSYGLDNMKERAEEIGGTLKIVSLKNEGTRLEVKVPVLQRGDEE from the coding sequence ATGAATGTGATACTTAAACAAATGATGTATGGCATCTTAAGTTTTACTGTATTTGCAATTCTCATTCTTGTTCCATCATTTATTATGTTTCCACTCGATAACTGGTCGTTACTTATCGAACAGCGGTTATTCGATTTGCCCTATGTCTTTTTTATGGTCATTATGATCATGTTAAGTGGAGCTGCATCAGGGGTCATCACAGGTACTTACTTCAGGAGAAAACTGAAATGGGTGTCAGATCAACTTGAAGTTGTAAAAAGTGGTGAACAGCTTCGAAAAGAAGAAAAAGAATTAAAAGATATCGAAGAGATTTATGATCAGTTTTTTCTATTGCAATCAAAGCTAAATGAACAAACGAAAAATGTGCAAAAACTTGCGTCAGAAAGAGCGTATGAGCGGGAGAAAAGTTTACAAGAAGTGGTTGTCCAAGAAAGAAATCGATTAGCGCGTGAGCTTCATGATTCTGTCAGTCAACAGTTATTTGCGGCATCGATGATGATGTCAACAATCAATGAAATGAATCCTCCGGAAGACGAGGGATTAAGGAAACAGCTTGAATTAGTTGGGAAAATGATTGAACAATCTCAGTTAGAAATGAGAGCCCTTTTGTTACATCTACGTCCAGCAGCATTAAAAGGAAAGTCACTCTATGAAGGCATAAAAGAATTATTATTAGAATTAAAAGAAAAGGTTCCAATTCAAATCAATGAGAAAATTGAAGACTTATCGCTCGCAAAAGGGGTTGAAGATCATCTGTTTCGAGTTTTACAAGAGTCACTGTCAAATACGCTGCGCCACGCAAAAGCGAATCATTTAGAAGTGTTACTCATTGAACGGGATAACTATATTATTTTACGAATTACAGATGATGGTATCGGATTTAATGTTGAAGAAACAACTGGTAGCAGTTCATATGGACTTGATAATATGAAAGAACGTGCAGAAGAGATCGGTGGCACGTTGAAAATTGTTAGTTTAAAAAATGAAGGAACCCGTTTAGAAGTGAAGGTCCCGGTATTACAAAGAGGTGACGAAGAATGA
- the liaF gene encoding cell wall-active antibiotics response protein LiaF translates to MLKHMSTNAFNWIFLVGAFLFVFEVLFLGRGIAFAALLFILFIYFGKKYGGHLVGKLFFWFGVTSLIFTFLSLIAVRFLFIMFVIIFFIQYHKSKEEPERVKPQFDKTKETAEGLVYVESLFKNRFFGKQKTSQKPYQWRDINVHGGIGDRIIDLSNTVLREDGVISIRHGIGDIKVYIPYEVEVKIDHSAVFGRATIFQERHESLFNKKLSYVTAGYNDGTPRVKIVTSILSGDIEVKRI, encoded by the coding sequence ATGCTTAAGCATATGTCTACAAATGCATTTAATTGGATATTTTTAGTCGGTGCCTTTCTTTTCGTTTTTGAAGTTTTATTTTTAGGAAGAGGTATTGCTTTTGCAGCACTTCTTTTTATTCTTTTTATTTACTTTGGGAAAAAATATGGTGGTCATCTTGTCGGAAAGCTTTTCTTTTGGTTCGGGGTTACCAGTCTAATTTTTACTTTCTTAAGTTTAATAGCTGTTCGATTTTTATTTATTATGTTTGTCATTATATTTTTTATCCAATACCATAAATCAAAAGAAGAACCAGAGCGGGTCAAACCACAATTTGATAAAACAAAAGAAACAGCTGAAGGGCTCGTTTACGTAGAATCACTCTTTAAAAATCGTTTTTTTGGAAAACAGAAAACGAGTCAAAAACCATATCAATGGAGAGATATTAACGTCCACGGTGGCATCGGTGACCGTATAATTGATTTAAGTAATACTGTACTCCGTGAAGATGGTGTTATATCGATTCGTCATGGTATCGGCGATATAAAAGTGTATATTCCTTATGAAGTTGAAGTGAAAATTGACCATAGTGCGGTTTTTGGCAGAGCAACGATTTTCCAAGAAAGACATGAGTCACTTTTTAATAAAAAACTATCGTACGTAACGGCGGGTTATAACGATGGAACACCACGGGTGAAAATCGTTACATCCATTCTATCCGGAGATATTGAGGTGAAGCGGATATGA
- a CDS encoding lmo0954 family membrane protein: protein MNHFLLFIAALVALFVLLVNIGPMIVLAISLLLLYVVFVQFTKSRSTVGKALWFVIGFIVLSMAVANSYSLFGVVAAIVLYLIYKKWSEGRTTSKNNSAVHI, encoded by the coding sequence ATGAATCATTTTTTATTATTTATAGCAGCGTTAGTTGCGCTCTTTGTGTTATTAGTAAATATAGGACCGATGATTGTACTAGCAATTAGTTTATTGTTACTATATGTTGTGTTTGTTCAATTCACAAAAAGCCGTTCAACTGTTGGAAAGGCCCTCTGGTTTGTTATTGGATTTATTGTACTAAGTATGGCAGTAGCTAACAGCTATTCACTTTTTGGTGTTGTTGCCGCGATCGTTCTTTACCTTATTTATAAGAAATGGAGCGAGGGTCGTACAACATCGAAAAACAACTCAGCCGTCCACATATAA
- a CDS encoding histidine phosphatase family protein: protein MIYLVRHCQAEGQPPEAKLTDLGEQQAEVLADFFSDKKIDYIVSSPFTRAKHTVAPLSKKLGVDVTVDDRLAERVVSTNDLPDILDKLKATYEDDELKYEGGESSREATTRVVEVMKDLEDSEYENIVAVTHGNLLSLLLRTYDPSFGFNEWKQLSNPDVYVIDGQKVQRLWEGKED, encoded by the coding sequence ATGATTTACTTAGTACGCCATTGTCAAGCGGAAGGACAACCACCTGAAGCAAAATTAACTGATTTAGGAGAACAACAGGCCGAAGTTCTTGCTGATTTTTTTTCAGACAAAAAGATTGATTATATTGTTTCTAGCCCGTTTACACGAGCAAAACATACTGTAGCACCGTTATCCAAAAAACTCGGTGTAGACGTAACGGTTGATGACCGGCTAGCTGAGCGAGTCGTAAGCACAAATGACTTGCCTGATATATTGGATAAATTGAAGGCTACATATGAAGATGATGAATTAAAGTACGAAGGTGGGGAATCAAGTAGAGAGGCTACGACTCGTGTAGTAGAAGTTATGAAAGATTTAGAGGATAGTGAGTATGAAAATATTGTGGCGGTCACTCACGGGAATTTATTATCACTTTTACTGAGAACTTATGATCCTAGCTTTGGCTTTAACGAGTGGAAACAATTATCTAATCCAGATGTGTATGTGATAGATGGTCAAAAGGTTCAAAGGCTATGGGAAGGTAAGGAAGATTGA
- a CDS encoding S1 family peptidase has product MPHLSKKEIEAVKKVKSKENEDAILRKQNVIGLGIGVKKKSGKYTGRPALIAYVTSKKPLSSLTKEDKVPESLDGVETDVIEISQPEIQLYTDKLDDLRTLPTNELTTRVRPVKGGWSVGHPDITAGTAGAIVYSKEEGNQINYYILSNNHVLANSNAASLGDPVIQPGTVDGGRLPDDQVATLSKFIPIDLTPDKPLEDHENLVDAAIAEGSLQELDRDIYWNGYLKGWVNKEDVEVGMQVKKTGRTTGYTIGEIVSVGATIDVNFGNNRVARFTDQILTTPLSEGGDSGSVVTDMNNKAIGLLFAGSPEVTILNQIENVKDLLNIEFV; this is encoded by the coding sequence ATGCCTCATCTATCGAAAAAAGAAATTGAAGCTGTAAAAAAAGTCAAAAGTAAAGAGAATGAAGATGCTATTTTACGAAAACAGAATGTTATTGGTTTAGGTATTGGCGTGAAAAAGAAGAGTGGAAAATATACTGGAAGACCTGCGCTTATTGCCTATGTTACTAGTAAAAAGCCTCTGTCTTCCTTAACGAAAGAAGATAAGGTCCCTGAAAGCCTCGACGGTGTGGAAACGGATGTTATTGAAATTAGTCAGCCTGAAATTCAGCTTTATACCGATAAACTGGATGATTTACGTACACTTCCGACAAACGAGCTTACAACCCGGGTTCGTCCAGTTAAAGGAGGGTGGAGCGTGGGACACCCAGATATAACAGCAGGTACGGCAGGAGCGATCGTATATAGCAAAGAAGAGGGGAATCAAATAAATTATTATATTCTTTCGAATAACCATGTACTTGCAAACAGCAATGCAGCCTCTCTTGGAGACCCGGTTATACAGCCTGGAACTGTAGATGGTGGAAGACTTCCCGATGATCAGGTCGCCACATTAAGTAAATTTATTCCGATTGACCTGACTCCAGATAAACCACTTGAGGACCATGAAAATCTCGTAGATGCCGCTATTGCTGAGGGTTCATTGCAGGAGCTCGACCGGGATATTTACTGGAACGGTTACCTAAAAGGCTGGGTGAATAAGGAAGATGTCGAAGTAGGCATGCAAGTGAAAAAAACCGGGAGAACAACAGGTTATACGATTGGAGAAATCGTTTCGGTAGGAGCTACAATTGATGTAAACTTCGGAAACAACCGTGTTGCTAGGTTTACAGATCAAATTCTTACTACCCCATTATCAGAAGGAGGAGATAGTGGATCGGTAGTCACTGATATGAATAATAAGGCTATTGGCCTTCTGTTTGCAGGAAGTCCTGAGGTTACAATTTTAAATCAGATTGAAAATGTTAAAGACTTGTTAAATATTGAATTCGTTTAG